From Mesorhizobium sp. Pch-S:
TGGCATCCGCATTGGGTCGTGCTGGCGAAAGATGCGGCCTGCGGTGGCGGGCTGAAGGTCATTGATATTCCGGAAGGAACCAAGCCGAGGGTTCCTGAGACCTGGCCCGGCGTGCCGCTTCTGATCGACAGCCCTGCCTATCCCACCACCTTCAAGGGCGACACGGTGGATGTGGAAATACCGCTTGCGCTGATCGGCGGCATTGCCGGCGCATCCTATGACGGTGTGACAGCCGGGCTCAGGGTCAACGGCAACCTGCATGCGCCGCTGCTTTGCGTCAGCGATGTCTTCAAGGTCGCTTCCGGGGATCTGAGCCTGCCGGGCAAGGTGGTGCCCGCCGAATGAAAAAGCGCCGGTCCGGCAACTGCCATCGCCGGACCGGCAGTTCCTCCCCTCCAGGCAAATGAAAGGAAAGAACATGACAAGGAGTACGCCCGCCGACCTTGCCAAGGCAATGGCAACCGGCATTCTGGATTGGACTGATCGCAGTGGGGGCGATCATGATTGATACGTTTCCCGCTCCCGAGCTCGCCACGAGCCAGTGGTTCAACACGCCGGTGCCGCTGTCGCTGGCGAGTCTTCGCGGACGCCCCGTCTTCCTGCATACTTTCCAGCTCTTGTGCCCGGGCTGCGTCGCACAGGCGATACCGCAGGTTCGCCGTATCGAGCAGGTCTTCGCCGGCAGCGACCTGCAGATCATCGGACTCCACACCGTCTTTGAACATCATGCGGCCATGACACCGGTAACGGTGCAGGCGTTCCTGCACGAATATCGGCTTACGTCGCCCGTTGCCGTCGACCTGGCGGAGGAGGGGATGGACATTCCGGTGACCATGCGACGCTACGGGCTGCAAGGCACACCGTCTTCTGTGCTGATTGGTCGCGACGGCGTGATCCTGCATCAAGCCTTTGGTGTGGA
This genomic window contains:
- a CDS encoding redoxin family protein — encoded protein: MIDTFPAPELATSQWFNTPVPLSLASLRGRPVFLHTFQLLCPGCVAQAIPQVRRIEQVFAGSDLQIIGLHTVFEHHAAMTPVTVQAFLHEYRLTSPVAVDLAEEGMDIPVTMRRYGLQGTPSSVLIGRDGVILHQAFGVEDDIAVGARIAMAIAASLHDRLDGTPDATACSHDRCATSASTASAQ